A portion of the Gossypium arboreum isolate Shixiya-1 chromosome 8, ASM2569848v2, whole genome shotgun sequence genome contains these proteins:
- the LOC108469219 gene encoding auxin-responsive protein SAUR32-like, translating into MGSGEKSFRNFHLHLPHLHLHHHQHQQGKKQGSDVPKGCLAIKVGSEGEEQQRFVVPVIYFNHPLFMQLLKEAEEEYGFDQKGTITIPCNVQEFRNVRGLIDRENSLHQYHHHHHYVWCFRV; encoded by the coding sequence aTGGGTAGTGGAGAGAAAAGCTTTAGGAACTTTCATTTACACCTACCACACCTTCATCTTCACCATCATCAACATCAGCAAGGGAAGAAGCAAGGGAGTGATGTGCCGAAAGGGTGTTTAGCCATCAAGGTCGGGTCCGAAGGAGAGGAGCAACAAAGATTCGTGGTGCCTGTCATTTACTTCAATCATCCTTTGTTCATGCAGTTGTTGAAAGAAGCTGAAGAAGAGTACGGGTTCGACCAAAAGGGTACCATTACGATCCCTTGTAACGTACAAGAGTTTAGAAATGTAAGGGGTTTGATTGATAGGGAAAATTCTCTTCACCAATATCATCATCACCATCATTATGTTTGGTGTTTTAGGGTTTGa